The nucleotide window CAGGCATGACCTCCCATGGGTGTTCACGGGAAATGGTGCCACGCATGCGAAGAACTTCCCGAGCCAGCATCCACCACATCAAACCCACTGAGTGAGCTCCCTGCCAAGAGTGGTAGATTATTAAAAAGTGACACTTGGTCAAACCCAAACAGCAAGCACCTTCCTGGCTCCTACATCATCTAAGTACCAAAAGTACAAACATCTCTTAGtttaaaagcaattgtaacaGGGAGCATTATAATCAGGGATTTTCAACCTTGTCTGCATACTGGAATCATagggattgaaaaaaaaaaaatgcctggacactagcatttaaaaaaaaaatctgggcaatTCTTATGCACAACTAGGGTTACAAATCAACCAAACTGAACCACACACAACCCACCTTTTTAGAATCTTATAGTAGAACCCATCAAGTTGGTGTGAAAACAAAGACCAAGTGCCTGAGGCCTGAGCAAGAAACATGGacaaaggcagaagaaaacatACTATTTTCCAAATGTGTTCATTTCTCCACAAAGCTGTCATGCAGTAATGTTACACTTGTAGCAAGAATTACTATCAAACTCCACTCATTGGGCCAGAGACCCTTGTGGTGTTAGCGAAAAACTTGCCCTTCATGTAGCACACTACCTACACTTGCGAGTTCATCGGCCAGTCAGTAGCCTCAACTCCAAGCTCTAACAATGTGCACAGGAATGTTTTTTCTAGAGCATGCATTCACAAACTCTAGATCATAAAATCATTACCTTGTTGTTGCATGGGATGGCAATGTCCACATAGCGCAAAGGAGAATCTGTGTTACACAGCGCAATGGTAGGCAGGTTAACATAAGATGCCTCCGTGAGAGGCTGGTGGTCAGCCCTGGGGTCAGTAACCACAAGAAGCCGTGGCTCCCGGAAGGCTGCCTGGATCTGGTTAGTGAAGGTTCCAGGAGTGAAGCGGCCAGCAATTGGAGTGGCTCCAGTGGCAGCAGCAAACTTCAGCACAGCCCTCTTTGAAGAATTTAAAAGTTAGTGGTACTCAATATTTCATAGCAACAATCCTGGCACCCAGGAAGCACTTCTGGGAACTGCCCAACTTAATCACTACTACTCCATGTAAAGCAGGCACATACCCAGCTTTCCTTAGCCTCTCTTATTTCTCCAGAGATTTCCTGCATACATTAAAAGACAGGCTTGTTTTTCTACTATATATCCCAAGCACATAGCAACACTACCTGGCCCAATCTAGATGCTCAGTATATTTTTCTCAAGCAAGCAAGAACTGTCACTCAATTCATTCTACAGCAATAACCAAAACTGCCTTTTTTCTACTGTGTACCAAACTACGTGGTCCCAGTAACATGTCAGTTTCAGGAATAACCCTCTGCAAAAACACGCATGGGAACCTGTCCTGTCAACATTGAATTAAAGTCTTTACTACATAATTTTTAATCTGTCAAAATAGTTAAGATGAACAAAATCCCTGTTAGAACTCTTAGAATTCAAGAAATCTACTAGTTTTCTCAacagaaaaattcttaaaatagagCTGTGGCAAAAAAAAGATTCAAGTTTTAGTAACTAgtcatttcttaaaaatacaaattaaggtATTTTTTCATTCAAGTTGGCAAAGGTTCactttgagacaaggcctcactctgtcactcaggctgcgaTGCAGTGGACAGTCTTGGCTccctgctgcctcaacctcctgtgttcaagcaatcttcccacctcagcctcagctgagactacaggcacgcaacaccacacccagctcgtttttgttaattttggtagagacggagttttgccacgttgcccacccttgtctcgaacttctgggctcaagcaagccaccagcctcggcctcacaaagtaccCATATTACAAAAGCATGAGCCACCCAtgactggcctttttttttttttttaagagacaggatctcactctgtgccccaggcttggagtgcagtggcaaactcataacttactgcagcccccaactcctggacttgagggatctcctgcctcagactcccaattAACGggaactataggtgcatgccatcatgacTGCCATCATGACTGGCTAACTAAGATTCTTAAAAAATTTCTGACCCAGTATTTCATCGTTTTAAGGTAAAAACTTTGACTATGGGAAAATGTGATAAGCCACTTTAATACAATTTCTAGATATTTAGTGGCACAAGTctacataaaatgaaattataaagttCAACATACTGCCAGATGCCCAGCATTTATGTTGAAAAGGTcttacaggctgggcgcagtggcttacgcctgtaatcccaacactttgggaggccgaggtgggaggatcacttgagatcaggtgtttaagaccagcctggccaaatggtaaaaccatgtctctactaaaaatacaaaaatcagtcaggcatggtggcacatgcctgtaatcccagctactcgggaggctgaggcaggagaatcccttgaactcgggaggcaaaggttgcaatgagccaatatcacaccactgcactccaggctgagcaacaggcaacagagcgagagactgtcttgaaggagaaaaaaaaaaaaaaatcataagggtGATTTCTATGGCTCAGTCCAGCTTAAAATCTCTAACAGTGGAgtctgagttttctattttttttttttttgagatggagtctcgctgtcacccaggctggagtacagtggtgccatctcagctcactgcaagctccacctcccgggttcccgccattctcctgcctcagcctcccaagtagctgggactacaggcacccgccatcatgccccactaattttttgtatttttagtagagacggggtttcactgtggtgtggatctcctgaccttgtaatcagCCCgactccacctcccaaagtgctgggattacaggtgtgagccacctcgcccagcctgagttatttctattttcttatatcTTTCTGTACGTCTCACAATGTCTGTAAGctttatttctataatataaaaACTAACCACTGTTCCACAAACCTGGCCAGTATTCCTGGAGGATATAACACTGACATCAGCAGGGTTTTCAATGGCAACAATAGCACGAGCTGCCAGCAGAAGCTTCTCCCACGTCCTCTTCAGATTTATGATATAGATGCCTAAGTGAGAGCAGAAGGGTTTTAACACTTGACCTGGCTGTGCAAACATTCTTCCCAAGTTTACTCTATGTGGCAGCGAGTACTACCAAACTCCAGTCATAGAGGCAAGCTCTACTGGTGTTAGCGAAAATCCTGCCATTGATGTAGCACACTTCCGACACTCAGAGTTCATGAGCCACGACTGGCCTCCACCCTGAGCTTTAATAGTGTGCAGCCTAGATTCAGTTGGCTAAATccatctttcctttctctttccctgtaCTTACTCCATCAGTGGTTCTTAAGAATCCACTTCCTGGCTTTCCGCCACTCTTTCCCTTTTATCATCTGCACTGATGCAAGATTCATCCTAAAACTCCTTTACAGCACGTCACTCCCAAGTCCTTGGTAGCTTTATCTCTAGAATAAGTAAGTGCCTTAGCCAACTTAATGCCTTCCATCCTCTGGTTCTTCCAAACCATATTGTTCATTCCCACCTCTTACCCCACTTTCCACTCAAAATTCAGTTCAATAGCCTGTGTAAGTACCTATGAAGTTGAAGGCACTATGCGAGCTATTAGAAACTCAGCCAATGAACTTTCTCATGTTCATGACCCAACCCAAGTGCCGTAACTCAGGCAACTGACATATTCTTCCCCTGGAGCAGAAATCTTTTCTCCCAATAACAAGAACAtttatttaaagtatgttttCAACCTAGGGGTCTGGCTTCATTTGAGGAAGATACAAAGAAATTACCCAGAACTAACCACGAGAATAGCAAGCTCAAAACTTGTACTTACAGCTGGAGtaacaaaaaattaaagcaatgacTAACCAtcacttttccttttatagatgtACTGTTCCATCTGGAAGTCAAGATTGGTGCCACCTAAGTGGGTTCCTGCTGCAAGGAACTTAAGGACATCCTCCTCCTTCATTTGCAGGACATCAAGGGCTCCGGACATTGTGAAAGTTTCCCTTTAAGTTACGACGGGAATCTGAAATAAGAGAGCaatctatttcttttcattccattgagtTAAGTGGGGTACACCCTTAAAAGTAACCAAAAACTCCATCTGCTACACTGTCAGGCATTGCGCTTACAGTGTAGTTAAGGATAAACAGAAAGTTAACCGATACATGTCGCGTATTATGGAACAGCGCACATCTTACTGAGGAAATGGTGTGGACGGCACTGTAACCGAGTAATAAAACTAAACGAAATTAGCGAATGGAAATTCAACACTTCTCAAGATAGGAATTAAGGAAAAGTTGCGGATGCGCCAAGTTAACAACTAGACATAAAAGAGCAGCCATGTTTGGAATAtgcaaactaaaaacaaaaaagatatgaaTTGGTTTCAGGTATTTTCAAGCAGATTGTAGGCGAGTGCTCTGGAATTACTTCGCTGTGCTGTCACCACTTGTTTGTCTAAAAACCCGAGAACCTTAACTCCTGACCCGCACAGCGCGAATGGGAAAACCCGACCAGCCCAAGTAGCTGGTGTAAATCAGCGCCTAGGCCTCGACTCACCGCCGTGTGGGGCTCCGAAGGGATAGCAACACGGGATGTTAGCCCGCTTCTGCACTCCCGCCCACCCGCGGCCTGGCCCGAACCCCAGCTCCGAGCCTCCGCTGGAGGGCGGCCTCCACCCGCTCCCGGGGCACTCTGGGAACCCGCGGCCCGAGCCTGGCCACGTGCGGGCCGCAGGCCTAAGGTGGGGCGCGCCGGGCGGGAGACAGACACGGTCTGACCGGCTTTCATCACTAGTCTTCGCACCCTTCATCTGAGCAGGAAAAGCTCATTTTTCTAGCCCTGGGAGGCGCCAGGGACGCTACATGGAACTCACCCAGAACAACGCCGTATGGATCCCTCTGCAGATAGCGCGGAAAGGACAGGAGACAGGAAATGACGTCCTTATATACTCCGTTGTCAGCCAATGGCAAAGAAAGTCGAGCGGAAGAAGGCGGAGCCGGAGAAGAACGCTGCCGGGACTGGGCTCCTTCTTCAGGAAGGCGGGCTTGCTGCGCAGGAGCGGGCTTCTGGGCTGTAGCCAATAGCGGCATCCTGGTCGGATCTGGGGCGCTTGTGACTTTGGGGTTTCTAGTGCCACAGCGACGCCCTGTGCATAATTCCTGTCCAGAGCGCGGAACTGAAGCTAGTCAGCGAGGCGGGGCGTTCTTACCCAGCCCTTGTACCTGCGAGTATGAGCGGCTTTCTCGCCTAAGCTGCCGTTTTGTTACCTGAAAAGTAGGAAGGTTTGTTCGACACAACAAACTTAGGTAAACAAAAACttggagatttattttattttattttcctggagAACAGTTTAACAGGACGTAATTCAAATTAAATGTCCACTTAGGGGAAGTTTCtctgaaaaagttaaaaaggacAAGATTGAACTGATCGTATGCGTTATATCTATctcatgtatctatccatctatcaccTGGGGGAAGTTTCcctgaaaaagttaaaaaggacAAGATTGAACAGATGGTATggattatatctatctatctttttttttttttggtataagaaaaattttgcaatatcCATCAGTAGGAGATAAgtttgccgggcgcggtggcttgtgcctgtaatcccagcactttgggaggccgaggtgggtggattgtctgagctcagaagttcaagacaagcctgggaaacatggggagaccccatctccacaaaaaatacaaaaattaaccaagcatggtggtgcgtgcctgtagtctcaactactcaggaggctgaggcgggaggatatcttgagcctagaggtcaaggctgcagtgaatgtgattgcaccgctgcactcctgcctgggcaacagagcgaaatcctgtctccaaaaaacaaacaaaaaaataggagTTAATTGAACGGGcgcggtggctgtaatcccagcactttgggaggctgacacgggtggatctcttgaggccaggaattcaagagaccagcctggccaacatggcgaaacccggtatctactaaaaattcaaaaattagccgggcgtggtggtgcatgcctgtaatcccagctactggggaggctgaggcgggagaattgcttgaacccaggaggcagaggttgtggtgagcggagattgcgccacttgcattccagcctggacgacagagcaagactccgtcaaaaaaaaaaaaagtgcaggttCCTCTCTGGGGCCTGCTGAGCCAGTCTGATTTCTGAGCCCACCCTAAAATGAACTCGTAGACCCTTATGGCCACTCTTCCATAGGACAGCACATCCAGGTTCTCCTGCAAGTGGCTCTGCAGCTCCACTGAAGCCAGTATGATTTTCGGAGGAGCCTGGAAACCCTTGGACCCTAGAACAGGTCACCCCCAGGCTGCTCTGCTTCATCACCCACCAAGGCTGAAGCACCTGGGGCTTGAGGGGCAAATTCAGAGAAGTCACAGCCCCTTGCTGCAAATGCCTCCCACTTCTACGCTTTGTTATGGAAAGAGGAGGCTTTAAGTTTGTTGGCAGAAACTCAGGCCACAAGCCTCCTCAGAGGCCCCTGAGTCCCAAAACAATGCCCTGCCCCCTGCGCCCAAACGTACTCCTGCTTAACCCTTCAAGTGTGGATTGGGATTGCTGAGTAGTGAGTGCAGCTCTGCAGGGTTCTTCCAGGGGTCTCAGCCTTGGCATTaggatcacctggggagcttttaaaatctTATACCTGGGCTGAATATATCAATCTCTGAGTGAGACCCAAGCGTCAGTAGCTTTCAAAGTTCCTGTAGGGGcttcccctccaccctctgaGTGTTCACTGCTAAAATGAACTGACAGTAGACAAATTAACAGGAGAAGaaacatacacttttttttttgagacggagttttgctcttgttgcccaggctggagtgcagtggctcaatctcggctcaccgaaacctccgcctctcgggttcaagcgattctcctgcttcagcctctcgagtagctgggattataggcatgcgccaccacacctggctaattttgtatttttagtagagatggggtttctccatgttggtcaggctggtcttgaactcctgacctcaggttatctgcccacctcggcctcccaaagtgctgggattacaggcataagccaccgcgccaggccaaacatacacatttattaatgTGCTTATGCACAGGAGCCATATGAAATATAAGACTCAAAGAAGGGCCAGATGGCTGAAGCTTAAATAGCATCTACTTCACAGGGAAGGGAGATGGGATGGTAAACAATTTAGAGGGCTAGTAAGTGATTTTTGGAAGGATAGGAATGAGTTCAAAGGACAGAAAATTTGCCTGAGACAAAGATCCTGTGAGCTCTGGGGGAAACAGCAGCAAAGGGTGAGGGGAGGAACTTCACTGTGACCAAAGGTTGCCTTATTAGGCAAATAATGTCTCCTGGAAAATCTCTCAAGAGCTGTCCTCAGAAAAATAGATGAAGAGtctgtctgggcatggtgatgaCTTTTAGTCTTTTCTCTTCCCAGTGGTTAATATTTCCTGGTTACCTGATGAGATTCCTAGGGAGGAAGTTTTAAGACTATTGTATTTATTCTGGAGGAACCTACCTTATTCAGATAAGGGAACTTCAGACAAAGCCCCTCTGGATGCTTTGGGAAAAGAGGGGATTGAGAGATGGAGTTAGGGGAAGGTCAGAAAGAAACCTTGGTTCTGACGCTATTTCAGAAGcctttcaattttctttaattcAAAGCATTCAGCATGCCAAAGTGCCCTATTCAGTCAggggtatcattttctgagccccaacatttTCCAGATGATTCCAATGTGTGGCCATATTGAGTTTAAAAACCACGATTCTAGACTCTAgggtatttcttctttattttaagtaatttttttttttttttttttgagacagtctcattctgtcacccaggctggagtgcagtggtgtgatctcggctcactgcaacctccactcccaggctcaagcaattctccagcttcagcctcccaagtagctgggactacaggtccacccaccacatctggccagtttttgtatttttggtagagacagggttttgctttgttgtccaggctggtcttgaactccttacctcaagtgatcagcccgcctcagcctcccgaagtgctagcccactgcgcccagcctagggtATTTCTTGACTACCTAAGCTAATGGCTCCCAGGAGCAGAGAAGGAGAACTTAGAAGCTAGTTCTACCTAGAGGCTGTTGCATTGAGGCAGCTTTTTTTGGAGGGAGTGGTGACAAAAGCTGAAATTTAAGACACAGTGGattgttaaatgtttttttccttcttttttttttttgtttttttggagacagagttgctgtctcccaggctggagtgcagtggtgcaattgcgactcactgcaacctctgcctcccagattcaagcaattcttctgcctcagctacccgaatagctgggactacaggtgcacaccactacatctggctgattttttgtaattttagtagagacagggctttgccatgttggccaggctggtcttgaactcctgacctccagtgatctcactcgccttcgcctcccaaagtgctgggattataggtgtgagccactgtgccctgctggttgttaaatttatttatttattttttgagacagagtctccctctggtgtgcaatggcacgatctcagctcactgcaacctccgcctcccaggttcaaacgattctcctgctttggcctcccaagtaactgggattacaggcgcgtgccaccatgcccggctaatttttgtatttttagtagaggtaggttttcgccacgttggtcaggctggtctcgaactcctgaccttgtgatctgcccgcctcagcctcccaaagtgctgggattacaggcatgagccactgtgcccagcctggttgTTACATTTAATATCAACAATAAATTagaaggccaggcgtgatggcacacacctgtaatcccagcactttgggaggctgaggtgggcggatcccttgagccccggagttcgagactagcctgggcaacatggcaaaaccgtgtctctactaaaaatacaaaaatattagctgggtgtggtaatgcatgcctgtagtcccagctacttgggaggctgaggtgggaggattgcttgagcctgggaggtcgaggctgcagtgagctgagattgtgccagtgtactccagcctgtggaatagagtgagaccctgtctcaaaaaaacaaaaaaaccaacaagtTATAAATGCACACTGCTCAGCCAGAAGTATATGGAAGGGGCATAAGGCATAACCTTGGTGAGCAGGTTTCAGTTTTGCAACCTCCCAGAGTCACTGCTGGGTTCCCTGTCTTGATTGGGCCCTCAGAACTGACTCACTCTAACCTTGGTTTGCCTCAAAATTATTTATCCTTTCTAACTGCTGGTTAAAGAAATTTCAGCCTCTCCTCATTTCTCTTGGGAGGAAGCAACTGAATGAAGTGAACAGAACGTTTCATTTGCACTCATACATTTGCTAAGTGAGAAACCCTTATATGCCTTTTCAGACTTTCCACCACTTAGAATCTATAGCTCTGGTCTTTCCTTTGCCTAAGAAATTggatagacctaaatgtaatcAAGCCCTCCAAGGTAACATCCAGTTTATAGAACATGTGTGAAACAGAAATGAGCTAAAACCATCagaaaacaaattcagaaaataggACATTTTACAGGGTACTGGGGCTGAGAATGCGTTACCTCAAAGACTAGCCCTTTGATATGCCTAGAGAGGCCTTAGACACTGCTTCAGAATCAAGGTTCCTCTAACTTTGTCTTGTTACCCCGTCCCCTCGGTCCCTACAAAGACAATGTAGAACAAAAAAAGTGGGGAAAATGGTGGTGTCCTGGaataaagaggtttttttttgtgacagggccttgctctgtcacctgggctggagtgcagtggcctgatcacggctcactgcagccttgactttcagggcttaagtgattctcctgcctcagccttctgagtagctgggactacagatgtgcctcaccatgcttggctaattttttaatttttctgtagagacagagtttgactatgttgcctaggctggtctcaaactactgggctcaagcgatctgtcagCCTTGGCATTCCAAAgggctgggcctacaggcatgagccactgcgcccagcctagagaTTTTCAAAACCAACTGCCAGcaaagtgtggtggctcatacttgtaatcccaatcctttgggaggctgaggcaggaggatcacttgaggctaggcgtttgagaccagcctgggcaacattgtgagatcttgtctctgcaaaaaaatttttttaaaactggctgggtgtggtggcgtgcacctgtagtcccggctacttgggaggctgaggtgggaggattgcttgagcctagaagttcaaggttgcagtgaaccatgattgtaccactgcgctgcATCCTGGGTGacgagcaagaccctgtttctaaaaaataaataaaagaccaaATGCCTTGTATGGACCTTGTTTGAATTCTAATTGAAATAAACCAACTGTAAAAAATCATTGTTGAGACAGTCTGGGCAATGTGAATATGGATGATATGcaaaaaatgtgttaaatttttTCAGGTGGGGTAATGACAtacttatgttaaaaaaaaagtccataatTTTTAGAGATGCATATTGAAGTATGCAAGGGTGAAATTATGTGATGTCTGGGATCTGTCTCTAAAAGcttcataaaagaaaaaggaggccaggcgcagtggctcacacctgtaatcccagcactttgggaggccaaggcaggcggatcacgaggtcaggagatcgagaccagcctggctgacacagtgaaaccccatctctactaaaaatacaaaaaaattagccgggcgtggtggctggcgcctgtagtcccagctactcgggaagctgaggcaggagaatggcgtgaacccaggaggcggagcttgcagtgagccgagatcacgctactgcactccagcctgggtgacagagcgagactccatctcaaaaaaaaaaagaaaaaggagtggCGGGGGCAGGGGACACAGTTAGGGGAGAGAAGCAAGTGTGGCAAAATCTTGGCAATTGCTCCATCTGAGCGATATGAATGAAGGACCAGTAGACCATTGGCTCTCCTATTGTGATGGCTTGAAAGATTTCATAATCATGTATTCTTAGAAAGCGAGTGTAATACAGCTTGAAACCTTtgcttctgtgtcttcttttggCTGTAGCCCTACACAGCCTTATCTTTAGTCACCATCTGACTATTTTCCTCCCACAGAGCCCCACCTCTAATGTGCTTTAATAAATCTAAGGAAGCCAAGAAggaaccatttaaaaaaaaaaaaaaaaaaaaaacgctggtgtggtggctcacgcctgtaatcccagcactttccgaggccaaggcggatggatcatgaggtcaggagttcgagaccagcctggccaagatggtgaaacctcgtttctactaaaaaatacaaaaattagccgggcacagtggcaggcacctgtaatcccagctattcgggaggctgaggcaggagaatcgcttgaacccgggaggcggaggttgcagtgagccaagatcatgccactgcactctagcctgggcaacagagcaagactccgtctcaaaaaaaaaaaaaaggtaggcaaTGTTTCCAAAGCACTAACGCTCACTAGCCAATTGCTTTTCAAGCTTTAATACTGAGACTGTGAGAGAGGAAAAAACAGGCTACTTGCCACAGGACTCGAGATTCACAAAGACAGATTTTCTACCTCATGTTTAGAGAAAACTAGATGATTTCTCCTGATATTATCATATTTATTTGCTCCcctaaaaaacaaatgaagaaaatgtgaggGGAATCTGGTGGCAGAAATTCATCTGCCAGTGTAAGGCCAGGAAATTCGCATTGGGAAGAAGCCCGACTCTCTCGGCCTTATCTCTGCCCCTCCTCCCTAAGAGGCCTCACTGGCATTAGGTTCCCTGCACTCAGGATGAGGGTcaaaggaggctgaggaggcaagGGACATGGAACACCTGCTCCAGAGTCTAAGTTCTTAAGAAGCAGCCACTCCATCCAActgtccctcccttccctcctttcccatcCTGACCTCTCCCCTGCTTCCTACAGCACGAGGCCTCACAACACACAGGTCACAGCATTGGAGACTTGGGTGCCACTGTAAGCTTAGGACCCTACTTCATCCTCTCCCACACCCCTACACAAATTACTGTTTTAAATATGGTGTTTtaacctaaaacctaaagtataaactGATTTTAACTTATACATCAACTTAATctgtgttatgggttgaattgtgtccccccaaaagatATATTGGCATTCTAACTCCTAATACCTGCGAATGTGAccctatttggaaatagggtctaacagatgtaatcaaattaaaatgaggtcatactggattaggatgAGCCCTAAGCCAATACCTGGTGTCCTTAAGAGAGAAATTTGGACATAGAAACAGATACACAAGGGAAAAGGCATGTGAAGacaggcagagattagagtgatatatttacaagccaaggaatgccagccACCACTAGAAGGTGCAACAGACAAAGCATGactcccctagagccttcagaggtgCAATGCTGCTGACacattgatttcagacttctggcctccagattGAGTTATAAACCATTCGGactgtggtaatttgttgtggCTGTCCTATGAAGCTAATACCACATTtcagaaacatttattcattaacCCTCACCACCACCTGAAGAGGCAGGAAATATTACTAACCCTATTTACGGCTGGGGGCGCTGGcttacacccataatcccagcactctgggaggctgaggcaggtggatcacttgaggtcaggagttcaagaccagcctggccagcatggtgaaaccctgtctctactaaaaatacaaaaaattagcccagcatggtggcgcacgcctatagtcccagctacttggaaggctgaggtgggagaattgctcgaacccaggagtggaggttgcagtcagctgagattgcacgattgcactccagcctgggcaacaaggcgacaCTTTGTTCTCCGCCCCctaaaaaacccccaaaacaaacTAACCCCATTTCCTAGGCATAATTTCAGTGCCATGCCTATGTAGTGGAGAGCAAGCAGCTTTTAACCTGGGCTGCCTGGATTAGAGGCCATGTTCTTAACCACAAGACTAAATATCCCCTCAACTTCTGCTTCTTGTATAAAGTAATggctgtttcctgattttttttttttctgatatggagtctcattctgtcatccagactggagggcagtggcatgatctgcaacctgcatctcctgggttcaggtgattctcctgcctcagcctcctgagtaggtaggattacaggtgtgccccacgatgcccagctaatttttgtatttttagtagagatggggtttcgctgttttggccaggctgatcttgaactcctggcctcaagtaatccgcctgcctcagcctccccaaatgctggaattacaggcaggagccaccgtgcctggccat belongs to Pongo pygmaeus isolate AG05252 chromosome 2, NHGRI_mPonPyg2-v2.0_pri, whole genome shotgun sequence and includes:
- the RPSA gene encoding small ribosomal subunit protein uS2, whose amino-acid sequence is MSGALDVLQMKEEDVLKFLAAGTHLGGTNLDFQMEQYIYKRKSDGIYIINLKRTWEKLLLAARAIVAIENPADVSVISSRNTGQRAVLKFAAATGATPIAGRFTPGTFTNQIQAAFREPRLLVVTDPRADHQPLTEASYVNLPTIALCNTDSPLRYVDIAIPCNNKGAHSVGLMWWMLAREVLRMRGTISREHPWEVMPDLYFYRDPEEIEKEEQAAAEKAVTKEEFQGEWTAPAPEFTATQPEVADWSEGVQVPSVPIQQFPTEDWSAQPATEDWSAAPTAQATEWVGATTDWS